The genome window GAATCCACGAAAAAGAAGTTTCCGCTGCGACGAGCTTTGTCCAAAACTGCTTGAGACACTTCATTGAGTAATTCATAGGACTCAGTTGTATTGATGACCACCTGGACAGGCAAGCCTTGCGCACCCGGTAAGGCTGGAAACTGGAAAGCGGCTACGCGAGCGCCAGCAATCGTATTCCACTTATTTTGCATATCCTCTTGGAACTTGGTGGCATTACGACTGCGTTGATCCCAATCTTTCAACAAAACACCACCAAAGCTACTGGTTGGGCTGGTGATTTGGAACATCTGCTCATATTCAGGCTCTGCTGCTGATATTTGATAAATCTGATCCGCATAAGTCTGCATCTGATTTACGGTGCTATTTGGCGGTCCAGATGCCTGCATCAGAACAATGCCTTGGTCTTCAGTTGGAGCTAACTCAGAACGCGCTGTTGCATAGAGATAGGCTACTCCGCCCAATAAAATGACACCCATCACGATAATGACCTGCCAGGTGCTCAACAGCTCACGCAAAGTGCTTTGATAGCTGTGATGAACCTTGTCGAAAATACGGTCAATCTTTTGCACAAAAGAAGAGGCTTCTTGCTCTTCCGTAAAAATGCGGGAGCACATCATCGGCGAAAGGGTTAGGGCAATCAAGCCCGATACCGCAACCGCACTAGCCAAAGTAAATGCGAATTCGGTAAAGAGGGCGCCAGTCAGGCCACCCTGGAAGCCAATAGGGATATACACTGCAATTAATACAATCGTCATCGCCAAAATTGGGCCGCCCAGTTCGCGAGCAGCAATTAAGGAAGCCTCTAGTGGAGACTTGCCTTCTTTCATATGACGATCAACGTTCTCGACCACGATGATTGCGTCATCCACTACCAGACCAATTGCTAGAACTAGAGCCAGCAAGGTAAGCAAGTTAATGGAGTAGCCCAATACTTGCATCAAAAAGAAAGTACCGATTAATGAGAGCGGCATTGCAATTACGGGAACCGCAACCGCACGTGCGCTTCCTAAGAATAAGTAAATCACCACCGTCACAATCAGCAAGGCTTCTAGCAAAGTAGCTACTACTTCATCAATCGATGTAGTAATGAACTTAGTAGAGTCATAAACGACTTTGCCTGACATGCCTGTAGGCAATTGCTTCTGAATATCCGGAACTGCAGCCCGGACTCGAGCAGCAACATCTAATAAGTTTGCTTGTGGAGCCACTTTAATCGCGATGAAGACAGATCGCTTGCCGCTAAATGCGACATTGGTGTTGTAGTCCTCTGAGCCCATACTCACAGTAGCCACCTGATCCAAATACACAATATTGATGCCGTCTTTTTTAACGACTAATTTACGGAACTCGTCGAGCGTATGCAGATCGGTACCGGCAACCAGATCCACCGAAACCATATCGCCTTTAGTGCTGCCCACCGCTGAAAGGTAATTATTAGCAGACATGGCGCTAAATACATCGTCAGCGCCAACACCAAGGCCAGCCATCTTTTCACGATCAAGCCAAGCACGCAGAGCAAACTTCCTACCACCAGTAATCTCCGCATTTTGGACGCCATCTATAGAATCCAGCTTTGGCTTGACCACACGCAACAAATAATCTGTGATCGCGTTATTCGGGATCTCATCACTGTAAAAGCCCATATACATGGCAGCAGTCGATTGTCCAATCTGTACGGTCAATACAGGTTGCTGGGCCTGTGGAGGCAACTGATTTTTCACCGAACTGATCTGCGTCTGAATCTGCGTCAATGCCGCATTGGAGTCATAGTTGAGCTTTAGGGTCGCGGTAATGGTGGATAGACCGCTAACGCTAGTAGAGGATAGATAATCAATTCCCTGCGATTGCGCAATGGCCGTCTCTAAAGGCTGAGTGATAAATCCTGCCACTGTTTCAGGATCTGCTCCGTAATAGGCGGTTGTGATGGTGACAATGGCGTTCTGCGTTTGCGGATACTGATTGACCGGCAAAGAACCCACTGCTTTTAAGCCAAATACCAAAACGAGCGCACTCACTACCAGTGACAACACTGGTCTACGAATAAATATGTCAGTCCAATTCATTTAGGACTTATTCCTGTGGCTGTGGGTTTGGTGAGTTGGCCGGCAGCACTTTGTTATTCACAATGAGTGGTGTGCCGTTCTTTAACTTGAGCTGACCACTAGTAACTACAGTGTCGCCTTCTTCAATGCCCTTCAAGATTGCGACCTGATCGCCACGTGTAGGGCCAGTAGTCACAAAGACTTGCTGGGCCTCGAGTGCAGGCTTGCCCTGTTTATCCTTCTTGCCCGTTGGTTTAGCAATAAATACTGTGGAGCCATATGGGTTATAGGTCACAGCCGTCTGAGGTAGCGTTAACATCTTCACCTCATCGCCGAGCTTAATGTTCACGTTGGCAAACATCCCAGGCAATATTTTTTTATCTGGATTGGCGAGTTGAGCCTCAATCTGAATATTGCGAGTATTAGTGTCCACTTTAGGGCTAACCGCAGTCACCTTGCCAGTGAAGGTCGCATCTTTAAATGCATCCGTTGTCACCACAATCTCCTGCCCAACCTGAATTTGTTCGGCATTGCCTTGTGGCAAGTTGAAGTCTACGAAAATAGGATCTAAAGTTTGCAAAGTCAGCAACTTATCACCGGGATTTACAAACTGTCCTGGATTAATCATCACAATGCCGACGCGCCCACTGAAGGGGGCCTTTAAATTCTTTTTCGCCACTAAAGCCGTTTGTTGCTCTACCTGGGCCTGTTTAGACTTGGCATCAGCCTTGCTGGTATCAAATACGTTCTTACTAATTGCCTGAATCGCCAATTGCTGCCTGTCACGCTCATTAATGACCTTAGCCAAATCCGCCAATGCCTTTAACGAATTTAGCTGAGCAACATCAGAAGCATCATTTAACTTAATGAGCAGATCACCCTCTTTAACATCCGCGCCAGACTTAATCGGCACTGTTTGCACAAGACCGCCGATTTCAGTACTGAGATCTACACCCCTAAACGCGCGCACATTACCTACGCTAGAGAGCTTAGGCTGCCATTCGCTTGTAGTAACAACCATGGTGGTAACGGTTGCAGGAGGCAAGCCCATACCCGCAATAAAGTGCTTAATCATGAAAGTCTTGAGCTGATTAAAGCCAAAGATCAATCCAAGCAGTAAAAATACACCACATAACATGATGATCATGCGACGGCGCAAAGGCGTCATTTCTTGCAACTTGGCATATGCCTTGGTTTGCATGACACGCTCACGTAAGCGTGTCCAACGCCCTTTAATTTTTTCCCAAAGCGCAATCGCCTTATCACGTAGCTTCCACTCTTGCGCTTTGACAAGCATCCAAGCCCACAAGACGACTACAGCAGTAGTGACCTTAGTTTTAATTGTTTCCAGAAGTTTCATTTTGATCTTTGTTCGCTATGTCTTTTGGTTGAAAGGCTGGGCCGGTACGATTCCACCAACCACCACCGAGTGCCGCAAATAGTGCTGCTGTATCTGAGAAGCGTGTAGCTTGCGCCGATACGGATTTCACTTTGGCAATTTGATATTGATTCTGATAGTAGAGAACCGACAAGTAACTAGCAGTGCCTAATTTGTATTGCTGCTGAACTAACTCTAATGTTTCATAAGCGTAGCGCTCAGCATCCGATGCCGCTTTCAACGCTTGTGCGCCCGTCTCCAAAGCGCGCAATGCATCTGCTACCTCCTGAAAAGCCTTCAGCACTGTCGCTTGATACTGGAATACCGCTTGCTCATAATTTGCGAGAGCACCACGACGCTGCGCTAACAATTGCCCGCCCTGAAAGAGTGGCTGGAAGATGCCGCCGGCAATAGACCATAAGGTGGCGTTTGGACCAAATAAGGCGGCGCTTGTTAAGGCTGCTGAACCAATTGCGCCAGTGATATTAAATTGGGGCAATAAATTTGCAGTAGCCACACCCACCAATGCATTAGTAGCTTTGAGCTGTGCCTCTGCAGCACGCACATCAGGACGTTGACGCACCAAGCTAGAAGGAATCGAGAGAGGCAACTTATCGGGCAAATGCAATGACTTCAAATCGAACTTGGTAATTGCAGCATTACTCGGTAATTCACCAACCAGTACCGCTAATTGATTACGCGCAAATGCAAGATTGCGCTCATAGGTAAATAAATCTACCTGAGAGTTGGATACCAAAGTTCTTTGCGAGGTAACGTCCACCCTGGAAACAGTTCCAATCACCAATTGCTTTTCCGTTACTTCAGCTAGATTGGTTTGCGCTTTCAGAATCTCTTCAGTAGCTTGCATCTGCGCGCGCAGAGCAGCTTCACGTACTGCACCTGTCACGATGTTGGCAGTCAATGAGAGATAAGCACCTTCCAATTGAAACTGCGCAATCTCTGCCTGAGCTCTTGCACCTTCAACTGCACGGCGTGCGCCTCCAAATACATCGAGCTTGTAAGTCACATTCACTGAAGCGTTATACAAGTTATAGGTATCAGAACCGTATGGCAGACCATAGATTGCGGATGGCTGGAGCTGACGTGTAACCCCACCACCTAAACCAATCGCTGGAAAGTACTGCCCACCAATTTGTGCATTTACATTCTCTTGGCTAGCACGCAAGGCCGCATCAGCAGCGCCAAGATTTGGATTTTGTTGAAGGGCTTTTTTAATCAGAGCGTCTAGCTCGGGGGACTTAAATAACTCCCACCACTGAGCCTCAATATCGGCGCCCTCTACAAACTCCTGATCTGTACCGCCCGGAACACCAGGTGCAGTAACCAATTTCTTCGAAAGAGTGCCTTCGGTATAGCTGGAAGTATTAGGTGCGTCTGGCTGCTTAAAGTCTGGGCCAGCCGCACATGCAGAAAGAAGCCCTGCAGAAGTAAGCAGAAGCAAATGCAAACGCCGAATAGAGAAATCTTTTAAATCAAACATGAAGTGGGACAAATATCCTTTTCTACAGAAGATATTTGAACACACTTTTATAATTCAGTCTGTGTAACACCTTGATTTATCTAATGAATTTTGTTCACAGCTAGAACGAGAAGTCAAATACATTTTTTAGTTGAAGTTGCTCAACACCAGACTCTCGCGCAAGCCAATAAAAAACCACCCGAAGGTGGTTCTATTAAATTAACAAGGGGCATCCCCAAACCGATTTGGCCCGGAAGTTCCTTTCATACAGAACCAAACCAGCAGCAATATATTGGCAATGGGTACGAAGCCCAATAAAAGCCACCATGCGGTTCTATCCAAGTCATGCAATCTTCTCGAGGCGACCGCCAAGTGTGGCAATAACAACGCAAAAGCCACAACCCCGTAAACAGTGTCATTAATACTGGCAGCAGCGCTTACTAAAAAGATAAAAAGCATGAACCACCAGTATTCGCTTCTAGCAGCCCTGCCATCGAATTTTGCATACTTACTAAAGCAAGTGCTGATTGATTCACCTAACGTCATATGAGCCCCTTATTATTTCTTTAGAATTTCACTCGTAATTCTGCG of Polynucleobacter sp. AP-Nino-20-G2 contains these proteins:
- a CDS encoding efflux RND transporter permease subunit, which produces MNWTDIFIRRPVLSLVVSALVLVFGLKAVGSLPVNQYPQTQNAIVTITTAYYGADPETVAGFITQPLETAIAQSQGIDYLSSTSVSGLSTITATLKLNYDSNAALTQIQTQISSVKNQLPPQAQQPVLTVQIGQSTAAMYMGFYSDEIPNNAITDYLLRVVKPKLDSIDGVQNAEITGGRKFALRAWLDREKMAGLGVGADDVFSAMSANNYLSAVGSTKGDMVSVDLVAGTDLHTLDEFRKLVVKKDGINIVYLDQVATVSMGSEDYNTNVAFSGKRSVFIAIKVAPQANLLDVAARVRAAVPDIQKQLPTGMSGKVVYDSTKFITTSIDEVVATLLEALLIVTVVIYLFLGSARAVAVPVIAMPLSLIGTFFLMQVLGYSINLLTLLALVLAIGLVVDDAIIVVENVDRHMKEGKSPLEASLIAARELGGPILAMTIVLIAVYIPIGFQGGLTGALFTEFAFTLASAVAVSGLIALTLSPMMCSRIFTEEQEASSFVQKIDRIFDKVHHSYQSTLRELLSTWQVIIVMGVILLGGVAYLYATARSELAPTEDQGIVLMQASGPPNSTVNQMQTYADQIYQISAAEPEYEQMFQITSPTSSFGGVLLKDWDQRSRNATKFQEDMQNKWNTIAGARVAAFQFPALPGAQGLPVQVVINTTESYELLNEVSQAVLDKARRSGNFFFVDSDLKIDKPQDVLEIDREKVAALGMTQQQVGSALSAALGGGYVNYFSVAGRSYRVIPQVKQIDRLNPDQILDYYIRTPSGQMIQARTIATIKQKVVPQSINHFQQLNSATISGVSTPFISQADLLEFMRQTLKEVAPSGYTMDYAGPSRQFMAESGGFLVTMFFAILIVFLVLAAQFESFRDPIVILVSVPLALFGALIFINLGFTTLNVYTQVGLVTLMGLISKHGILIVEFANELQEAGRSKLDAIVEASSVRLRPILMTTAAMVLGVVPLVIASGAGAAGRQSMGIVIFTGLSIGTLFTLFVVPAMYLFIGADHHQKKFKQQ
- a CDS encoding efflux RND transporter periplasmic adaptor subunit; this encodes MTPLRRRMIIMLCGVFLLLGLIFGFNQLKTFMIKHFIAGMGLPPATVTTMVVTTSEWQPKLSSVGNVRAFRGVDLSTEIGGLVQTVPIKSGADVKEGDLLIKLNDASDVAQLNSLKALADLAKVINERDRQQLAIQAISKNVFDTSKADAKSKQAQVEQQTALVAKKNLKAPFSGRVGIVMINPGQFVNPGDKLLTLQTLDPIFVDFNLPQGNAEQIQVGQEIVVTTDAFKDATFTGKVTAVSPKVDTNTRNIQIEAQLANPDKKILPGMFANVNIKLGDEVKMLTLPQTAVTYNPYGSTVFIAKPTGKKDKQGKPALEAQQVFVTTGPTRGDQVAILKGIEEGDTVVTSGQLKLKNGTPLIVNNKVLPANSPNPQPQE
- a CDS encoding efflux transporter outer membrane subunit, which translates into the protein MFDLKDFSIRRLHLLLLTSAGLLSACAAGPDFKQPDAPNTSSYTEGTLSKKLVTAPGVPGGTDQEFVEGADIEAQWWELFKSPELDALIKKALQQNPNLGAADAALRASQENVNAQIGGQYFPAIGLGGGVTRQLQPSAIYGLPYGSDTYNLYNASVNVTYKLDVFGGARRAVEGARAQAEIAQFQLEGAYLSLTANIVTGAVREAALRAQMQATEEILKAQTNLAEVTEKQLVIGTVSRVDVTSQRTLVSNSQVDLFTYERNLAFARNQLAVLVGELPSNAAITKFDLKSLHLPDKLPLSIPSSLVRQRPDVRAAEAQLKATNALVGVATANLLPQFNITGAIGSAALTSAALFGPNATLWSIAGGIFQPLFQGGQLLAQRRGALANYEQAVFQYQATVLKAFQEVADALRALETGAQALKAASDAERYAYETLELVQQQYKLGTASYLSVLYYQNQYQIAKVKSVSAQATRFSDTAALFAALGGGWWNRTGPAFQPKDIANKDQNETSGNN
- a CDS encoding DUF805 domain-containing protein → MTLGESISTCFSKYAKFDGRAARSEYWWFMLFIFLVSAAASINDTVYGVVAFALLLPHLAVASRRLHDLDRTAWWLLLGFVPIANILLLVWFCMKGTSGPNRFGDAPC